Genomic segment of Anaerobacillus alkaliphilus:
GTATACCAAGGTTTAAGGTAGATGTAACAGTAGCAGGGAGAATTCAAGAATCTTCATGTGAAATAGGTTTTAAACATCCAGATTTACAAAGGTTTGAAACACATTTTGGTAATTTAATCGAGGCTCATATCTCTGATTTAATAAAACTTAGTCAGTCTCATCATGTCGATTTTATTGGGTTTGGGAAAGCGATGTATTTAAGTAAACCCTCAGATTGGAGAAAAATAGAAAAAACGTGGGAAGATATTTATCCAAACGTAGAAGTTGACGTAAAGGTGAAAGTAGACATTAGTGAATCCGGGGACGCGACAAAATTAAAGTAGCAAGTTAGGATGGGAAAGAATGAAAGTAAAAATAGCGAGTAACGAATTTTATACACTTCTTATTCTTTTTTTACTTGGTAGCTCGATTGTTGTTGGTTTGAATTTAGATACAGAGGAAAATGCGTGGCTAGTCAACTTACTATCAATGGTATTTGGAGTGGGTCTTTTCTACTTTTACCTTTATTTATTGAAATACGGTTCCTGGAAGGAGTTTCACATTTTACTCGAGTTTGTTTTTGGAAGGTTTATTGGGAGGACGGTATTGCTGCTTTATTCCCTTTACTTTCTCTACATAGGAAGCAGAGTTGTAAAAGATTTCTCATTCTTTATCCGGCAGACGTTATTTTATGAAATTGAACAGATGGTAATTTCAATCGTATTTGTAGCGATTATCGGATATGCCTTGTATTTGGGCTTGGAAGCGATTTCGAGAACATCTCAAATATTGACTCTTTTTACGTTTTTATTACTAATCTTAATTATCATATTCTCTTTTTTATCGGACGTCATTTATATAGAAAACGTTAGACCTCTAATAGATCTCGACTCCTTAGAACTGAAAAATATCGATCGGTGGATTACTTTTCCTTATGGGGAAATAGTCGTTTTTCTCCTTCTTTTGCCACTAGTAAATAACTATCAAAAGCTAATGAAATTCGGTTGGATTCCAATAGCAGTAAGTGGCCTAATTCTAATTGTATTCTCGGAAATTATTATCGCTATCTTAGGAGCAAAAGTCTCGACTCTATACACATTTCCACTTGTTAAGGCCATCGAAATGATAGAAATAGGTGGAGTTATTCAGCACATAGAATTTCTTTCTGTATTTGCCTTCTTTTTTGTTGGGTTTGTTAAGGTTTGTATATTTTTGTGGGCTAGTACAGAAACCTTTCGTCATACATTTCCATTTTTCCAAAGGAACTTTATTATTTTCTTACTGTGTACTTCTGTATTAGTTACCACCGTGATTATAGCAGATGATTTACCTCAGCATTTATTTATTGGGCTAAATATTGTACCTCTATATATCCATTTACCTTTTCAATTTGTTATTCCGTTAATCATGCTAGGGATCTTATTTATTAAGAATAGAAAAGGAAGTTCTTCTGTTAATAGCGGTAGTTAACGTGTTATGGCTTAAAAGATAGCGAAGGGACTTAGAAATTACAAAGTCCTTCGCTATCTTTTATTATTGATCTTTTTGGTCTGTTCCTTTTTCCAATTGTTTTGCTATCGTTGCGATTGTTTTCCCAGTAGGAAAGTTTTGTAAGCGACTTTTTGGATCGTATACTTTTTGTGATGGCCAAAGTCCGTGATGACCTGAAAAGATATAGCTAATGATACATGCGAGAAAAAAATACTCAAGCCCTTCTCCGTCGAACATTTCCATTGCTAATAAAAAGGAGGCTATTGGAGTGTTAGCGCCGCCGCAAAAAACAGCAATTAACCCAATTGCGGCAAGGAAGGAAGTTGGTAATCCTACGATTGTCGATAGAGTGTTTCCTAACGTCGACCCAACAAAGAATAACGGAATTGCCTCACCTCCTACAAATCCAAATCCCATGGTTACAGCTGTAAAAATTAATTTAGCCAAAAAGGCAAACGGAGGAACCTCTCCTGTAAATGATTGCTCAATCATTTCAAGACCACGACCGTTATATTCATATGAACCTACAATTAACATTAAGGCAACGATAATAACTCCACCTACAAAACCTCGTAGCATATGAGATTTTAAATGTTTTTCAGAAAACATCTGAAGATAATGTCGTAGCTGACAATATAATATACTGATAACACTAAACAGAATACAAACAATGAAAAATTTTATAAAGGTGGCCGTAGTAAGCTCTGGAACTTGTTTAATGATAAAATGTTCGTGCTCAACACCCCATGTTTGACTAGTTGTTAGATGACCAACAAAGCTAGCAGTAATACATGGAACAATTGCTTCATAACGTAACCTACCTAATGAGGCCATCTCCATACCAAACACAGCTCCTGTAATTGGTGCTCCGAAAGCTGCTCCAAAACCGCTACTAATTCCAGCCATAATTAAAAGGTTTGTATCTAATGGGCTCACTTTAAATAATCGATTGACGGACTCCGCAACGCTACCACCCATTTGAATGGCAGCTCCTTCTCTACCTGTCGAACCGCCAAACAATACGGTAATAAAAGTCCCTATATAAACCAATGGGCCGATTCGACGATCAATTTTCCCTTTTCCATGGATTTGATCAAGGATAAGATTATTTCCTTTTGCAGAGGCTTTGCCATGTACTTGATACAAATAACCGATTAGTACA
This window contains:
- a CDS encoding voltage-gated chloride channel family protein, with amino-acid sequence MKQINQSTTFLLLLIKWIVSGTVIGLVVGSTTALLLTTNDFLGETRQAHPGLIYFLPLGGVLIGYLYQVHGKASAKGNNLILDQIHGKGKIDRRIGPLVYIGTFITVLFGGSTGREGAAIQMGGSVAESVNRLFKVSPLDTNLLIMAGISSGFGAAFGAPITGAVFGMEMASLGRLRYEAIVPCITASFVGHLTTSQTWGVEHEHFIIKQVPELTTATFIKFFIVCILFSVISILYCQLRHYLQMFSEKHLKSHMLRGFVGGVIIVALMLIVGSYEYNGRGLEMIEQSFTGEVPPFAFLAKLIFTAVTMGFGFVGGEAIPLFFVGSTLGNTLSTIVGLPTSFLAAIGLIAVFCGGANTPIASFLLAMEMFDGEGLEYFFLACIISYIFSGHHGLWPSQKVYDPKSRLQNFPTGKTIATIAKQLEKGTDQKDQ
- a CDS encoding GerAB/ArcD/ProY family transporter — its product is MKVKIASNEFYTLLILFLLGSSIVVGLNLDTEENAWLVNLLSMVFGVGLFYFYLYLLKYGSWKEFHILLEFVFGRFIGRTVLLLYSLYFLYIGSRVVKDFSFFIRQTLFYEIEQMVISIVFVAIIGYALYLGLEAISRTSQILTLFTFLLLILIIIFSFLSDVIYIENVRPLIDLDSLELKNIDRWITFPYGEIVVFLLLLPLVNNYQKLMKFGWIPIAVSGLILIVFSEIIIAILGAKVSTLYTFPLVKAIEMIEIGGVIQHIEFLSVFAFFFVGFVKVCIFLWASTETFRHTFPFFQRNFIIFLLCTSVLVTTVIIADDLPQHLFIGLNIVPLYIHLPFQFVIPLIMLGILFIKNRKGSSSVNSGS